The DNA sequence CGGCGATCCCGCCCGTCACTCCGACGATGACGTACACGGCCCGATTGTCCCACGCAGGAAGGCGCCGACGTGTGCACCGTGATCATCAGCGTCCCCGACGACTCGTCGAGCCCGGTCCGCCTCCTCGCCGTCCGCGACGAGGATCCGGGACGGCCCTGGGATCGCCTCGGCCCGTGGTGGCCGCAGACACACCCCGGCGTGATCGGCATCCGGGACGCGCGCGCGGGCGGAGCCTGGCTCGCCGCGAACGAACAGGCCCGCACGCTCGCGGTCCTGCTGAACCGCCATGATCTGTCCGACCGCCGTGACGACGAGGTCACGACCCGGGGTGCGGTGGCGCTGGATGCCGCCGCCGGGCGCGCCGTCGGCGACAGCCCGCAGACGCGCGGGTTCAACCTCGTCGAGGTGACGGCGCACACCGCCCGCGTCACCGCGTGGGACGGACTGTGTTCCCGGACGACGGAGCTGCCGCCCGGCATCCACATGGTCGCGCACGACGACGTCGACGACCCCGAGACGCCGAGGATCGCCCGGTGGCTCCCCGAATTCCAGGATGCCGCTCCCGCGGGCGCCGCATGGTGGAAGCCGTGGCTGGACATCGTCGAGCGCACCGCCGACCTACCGGGCGACGACCCGGCGGCGATCATCCGCCGGCAGAGTTTCGAGGGCGTCCCCTCCTACTCGCTGCTCGTGTGTGTCGCCTCGGTCGGGGATGCCGAGTTCGACGTCCGCGATGCGCCGTTCACGACCCCGGGGACGTGGACGCCCGCGGCGCTGCGCTGAGCGCCCGCCGCGATGCGCTGAGCATGCCCCGCGCCCGCCGCGCGCCGCGCGCGATCAGATCGCGCGCAATGCCGGCGGGCCATTGACGGCGCAGCTCCACGCCGTCGCGGCCCTCGACGAGGGCGCACCGGCGCCCGGCCCACACCGGTGACGGCCCGAGGGCGCGAAGTATCCCCGGATCGGCATGCAGCGGGACATCGAAGGTCCACCCCAGGCGTCGCACGTGTGCGCGCAGGCGTCCGCCGACCGAGGGATCCTGACGCGCGAACACGCGGACCGGGTCGATCACGACGCGCGCGTCGCGCAGCCCGGGCGCCGACGCACCGGGGATGCGGCGCTCGAAGGCGTCGGGCGACGCTTCGAGCCGCAGCTCGACCCGGTCCGCCGGCGCCGCCGTGCCCGGCGGGATCACGAGGCCGAGCGCACGCCCGATGCCGTCCGGCGTGAGGTCCTCGCCGTCCGTGTCGAGCACGCGCGCGCGGATCGTGAGCGCGATCTTGCCGCGGGTCCACTCCGCCGCCACGATGCGGGCGTCGGCGCGCAGGCCGGCGTCGTAGTCGGCCAGGCGCAGGAGGTCCTCGCGACGGCCCGCCCGCAGCGCGCTCGAGCGCACCCGGAGCGGAAGCGGCAGTCCGTCCTCGACGGAAGACCCGAACCGGCGCTGGGCGAGCGGGATCACCGCGTCCAGGAACCGCTCGCGGTAGGCGGCCGGGTAGCGCCGCATCCGCTTTCCGCCGAGCCGCCCGAGGATCTTGCCGCGGTACCAATGCCGCAGCAGGGTGTCCCGCAGGGCTCCCGGTTCGGTGTTGCGCTCCACGAGGTCGAGCACGGCTTCCAGGTGCGGGAAGTACGTCTCGGGGTCGATGCGCGACGAGCTCGCGCTGCCGGCGTTCTTCAGCCACGCGTAGCAGGGCGTCGAGGCGAGGATCGAGATCGTCCGTGCCCGGAAGTAGGCCTCCATCACGAACAGATGATCCTCCAGCCGCACGCGGCCGTTCGGATAGCGGATGCCGCCATCTCGGAGGAACGCCGTCCGGAAGAGCTTGTGCGGCGTCAGCAGCGCCAGCAACGGGTCGCGCCCGAGCTCGGCGCGAGGGATGTCCCGCCGGAACACCGAGCGCGGGATGTCCCGGCCGATCCCGACGACCCGGCCGATCACCACGTCCGACGTGTGCGCGTCGGCGTACGCGGCGAGCGCGCGGAGGGCGTCGGGATAGAGGCGGTCGTCCTGGTCGGCGAAGAACACGTACCGCCCGCGCGCCGCGTCGATCCCGTGGTTGCGCGGCGTCCCCGGCCAGCCGGTGTGCGGCAGCGTCAGGACACGCACGTGCGGCCGGGTGCGGGCGACCTCCGCGAGCCGCGCGCGCGTCGTCTCGCCGGATCCGTCGTCGCACAGGAGAACCTCGAAAGCACCGGGCGGAATCGTCTGGCGATCCAGGGACGCGATCAGGTCGTCGAAGGTCGGGCCGGGCTCGTACACCGGGACGATCACGCTGACGTGGGGCGGGGAGTGATGGGCGGACACAGGGCGAGGCAACACCCGCCGCCTGAGAACCGGCGGAGGGTTGCGCATCCGCCCGCCGTATGCTGTGCCGCGGCATCCACCGTCCGCTCGAAGGGGCAGGATGGGACGATGCCGCTCGATCCCTTCTTCGCCGAGCGCCTGCGCGTGCACCGGCGGTACCTGATCGGGCAGCGGATCGCGCCGCTGCGCTCCCGCGTGACGCGGTGGTGGCGGCGGCTGCGGGGGGAAACGGATGCCGCGGCCCCCGCCCCGCGGCGGGGCCGCGCGTTGACCCCGCGCGAGCGGCACCGACGCGCTGCTCTCGCGTGGGACCGCACCGAGCTGAAGACCGTCGGGACGCCCGGCCCCGAGCTGCGCACGAGCGAGCACACGGTCGAGGTCCCCGGATACCCCTCGGTCCGGGTGCGGATCTACCACCCGCCGACCGCGGAGACCCCGCCGGTCTGGCTGTCGTTCTTCGGCGGCGCGTTCCGCATCGGCGGCATCGACTATCCGACGACGGACGCCGCGAACCGGCGCCGGGCCGCGGAGGCGGGCGTCGCGATCGCCGCCGTCGACTACGCGCTCGCCCCCGAGCACCGGTTCCCGACGCAGATCGAACAGGCGCGCGCGGCGCTGGCGTGGATCCACGCGCACGCCGCCGAGATCGGGGTGGATGCCGACCGCATCGGCGTCGCGGGTATCTCGGCGGGCGGGTCCCTCGCCGCCGCCCTGACGATCGCGAACCGCGATCGGAGCGGCATTCCGATCCGCCTGCAGCTGCTCGAGGTGCCGGTGACGGACCTCACCGGCCGGCACCTGGATCTGCGCGCGACGTGGGCGCTCGGCATCCCGAGCGTGATCGCCCTGCGCGAGCTGCGGTCGGTCGCGCGCACGTATCTCGCCTCGCCGGCGGATGCGCGCGATCCGCTCGCCTCACCCCTCCGGGCCGCCTCGCACGCGGGCCTTCCGGAGGCGGTGATCCTCACCGCGGAGTACGACCCGCTCCGCGGCGACGGGGCGGCGTACGCGGCGAAGCTGCGCGCGGCCGGGGTCGAGGCGAGCGCGGTGCGCTATCTCGGGGTCACGCACGACACGTGGATGTTCACCGGGGCGCTGCCCGCTGCTCGCCGCTGGCACGCGGAGGTCGTCAGCACGCTCGCTCGCCTGCACGAGCGCTGACCGGGTCAGAACGCGGACAGGTTCGCCTGCAGGCCGCCGGGCACGAACTCCGAGCGCAGGATCCCGCGGCGCCGCAGGATCGGCACGAGGTCGTCCAGGGCGCGGTGCAGCGTGACCGGATGCAGGTCGCCGGAGAAGATCAGGCCGTCGTTGTCGGCGTCGTCCCCGAGTGCTTGGATGAGGTCGGCGAGTTCGTCGGCGGTGCCGACCGTGCCGCTGATGCCGTCGCCGATGCGGCCGAGCCGGGCCTTGCCCGCGAGGATCTCACGCAGCGGGACACCCTCGAACGAATCGAACCGGCCGCGCAGCCCTTTGATCGTGCCGCGCGAGACGTGCTCGCCGAAGATCCCCTCATCGAGCGGCTCGTCCAGGTCGAGCGTCGTCAGATCGGTCTCCAGATCGCTCGACCACGCTTCCGCGACAGCGCGCAGCGCCGCCTCGTCGGGGTTCGCGGATGCCGCCACGATGCGGTCGGCCTCCTCGACGGATGCCGCCACGATCGGCTTGAACACGAACAGCGTCTTGATCGAGGCGGGATCGCGCCCGTGCGCGACGGCATCCGCGCGGACCTTCTCGCGGTAGGCGCGCACGGCACCGACGTCGAGGTTCGACAGCGCGAGCTGGATCTGCGAGTTCTCCCCGGCGAAGCGGATGCCGCGGGGCGACCCCCCGGGGGAGGCCACGACCGGCTCGGAGGGGAGGGGCTCCGCGTTGAGCGGTCCGTCGAACGAGAAGTACTGCCCGCGGTGCTGCACCGCGCGGATCTTGGTGCCGTCGGCGTAGATCTGGGTCTCCGGATCGGCGATCAGGGCGTCGTCGTCCCAGCTGCGCCAGAGCAGGCGCAGGGCGTCCAGCCATTCCTGCGCCCGGTCGTACGCGGCGTCGTGCGGCAGGCGCTCCTGGCCGAAGTGGTGGGCGGAGCCGACGTCGGTGACGACGTTGAGCCCGAGCCGGCCGCCGGAGAGGTGCTGCAGAGACGCGAACTGCCGTGCCGCGGTGTAGGGGTGCCAGCCGGCCGGGTTCGCGGTCGGGATGACGCCCAGGTGCTCGGTCGCGGCGAAGAGGTAGGGCGCGAGCGTCCACGGGTCGTGCTTGGGTCCGCCGTAGGCCTTGCGCACCCGCAGGTCCAGCGTCTCCGGGCTGATCCCGACCGAGAGGGCGTCCTCGATCAGGACGAAGTCCATGCCCGCCTGCTCGAGCGTCCGCGCGCCCTCCTGGTAGAGCCCGGGCTTGCGCCAGTCGTAGTTCCACTCCCAGTACGGCCGTGCCCAGCCGTGCGGACCGAATCCGCGCGAGAGGAACCAGCCGAAGTGCTGCGTCTTGCTCATACGATGCCGGCCCGCTCCAGAAGCTCCGCGGCTTCCACGGCGCCGAGGGCGCGGTCGAGGTCGGCGATCAGGTCGTCGGCGTCCTCGAGGCCGATCGACAGGCGCAGCAGCCCTTGCCCGATCCCTGCCGCCTGCCGCTCCTGCTCGGTCCGGTTGACGTGCGTGGTCGAGGCCGGGTGGAGCACGAGCGAGCGCACGTCCCCGAGGTGGGTCATCCGGGTGAACAGCTCCACCGCGTTCACGAACGTCCGTGCGGCATCCCGCCCGCCGCGCAGCGTGAACGAGAACACCGAACCCGCACCGCGCGGGAGGTAGCGCTCGGCGAGCGCGTGATAGGGGCTCGAGGGGAGTCCGCTGTAGTCGACCGACTCGACGGCGGGGTGCTCGGCGAGCCACTCCGCGATGCGCTGAGCCGACTCGGTGTGCCGCTGCACGCGCAGCGACAGCGTCTCGATGCCCTGCAGGATGAAGAACGCGTTGAACGGCGACGGCGAGGGGCCCTGGCGGAGGGCGATGTTCGCACGCGCGTAGTCCAGGAACGCGGCGCGGCCCGATCGCTCGGCGACCGTGCGTCCGTCGCTGCCCGGGGTGCGGGTGAGGTGCGGGAAGCGGTCGCCTGTTGCTGTCCAGTCGATGCGCCCGGCATCCACGATCACTCCGCCGAGAACCGTGCCGTGCCCGGCCAGGAACTTGCTCGCCGAGTGCACGACGACATCGGCGCCGTGCTCGATCGGGCGCAGCAGGTAGGGCGTCGCGAGGGTGCTGTCGATGATGAGGGGGATGCCGTGGCGGCGGGCGACGGCGGCGACGGCGGCGATGTCGAGGATCTCGTTGCGCGGATTCGGGATCGACTCGGCGAACAGGGCTTTCGTCTCGGGGCGGATGGCCGCCTCCCACGCGGCCGGGTCGTTCGCCTCGGTCACGAACGAGGTCTCGATGCCCAGGCGCGAGAAGTTGTCGCGGAAGAGTTCGCGCGAGCCTTCGTAGATGCCGGATGCCGAGACGAGGTGGTCGCCCGATGCGGCGAGTGCGAGCACGGCCGTGGAGACCGCCGCCTGACCGCTGCCGACCAGAAGCGCTCCGGCGCCGCCCTCCAGGTCGGCGATGCGGCGCTCGACCGCGGAGTTCGTGGGGTTGCCGACGCGCGTGTAGCTGTATCCGTCGTCGGACTGCACGAAGCGCTCGTTCGCCTGGTCGAAGTCGGCGAACTCGAACCCGGCCGTCAGGTAGATCGGCGTCGCGCGCGGGCGGTGCCCGTCGATGCGGTCCGCGCCCGCGTGGATCTGGCGCGTCGCGAAGCCGAGGGTGTCGGGACGAGTGGTCTCGGGGCGCGGCGCGTCGGCGGGATCGCGATGTTCGGGCATGCCGGGAGACTACGGGCCGCCGCGCCCGGCGTCACCTCGCGCGTAAAGCGCGGAAACATCTCAGACGGCCAGGGCGCGATGGACCGACGCCACCGCGCTGGAGCCCTCACCGACGGCGGCGGCGACGCGCTTCATGGATCCGCGCCGCACGTCGCCTGCGGCGAACACCCGCGGCAGCGAGGTCTCGAAGGGCAGCGGCTCGCGGCCGAGGCTCTGCCAGTGCGACAGCGCGTAGGCGGCGACATCCGTCCCGGTTCTGACGAACCCGTCCTCGTCGAGGTCGACCCCTCGCAGCCACCCCGTCGCGGGCTCGGCGCCGATGAAGCAGAACAGGCCCCGCGCGTCGACGGTTCCGAGGCTGTCGATGTGGACGCGCTCCAGCCCGGCATCCCCCTCCAGGCCCACGACGCGCGACGAGGTGTGCACGTCGATGCGCGGATCCTCCACGAGCCGGTCGACGAGGTACGACGACATCCGGGCGCCGAGGTCGTCGCCGCGCACCACGAGGTGCACAGGGCAGCCGTTCGCGGCGAGATACAGGGCCGCTTGCCCTGCGGAGTTCGCCCCGCCCACCACGACCACCGGAGCGTTCAGCACCTGGCGGAGCTCCAGCTGGGTCGCCGCGTAGTAGATGCCCGAGCGCTCGAACCGATCCCAGTGCTCCAGCGCGAGCGTCCGATATGCGGCGCCCGCGGTCACGATCACAGAACGGGTCCGCACGACCCGCCCGTCGGTCAGGGTCACGTGCAGCAGATCGCCGACGGGGTCGAGGCGCACCGCTTCGCACGGTGCGTACACCCGCACGCCGAACTTCAGGGCCTGCAGCGACGCCTGCCCGATCAGGTCGCCTCCGGCCACGCCGAACGGGAACCCCAGGAAGTTCTCGATGCGCGACGTGGCCGCCGCCTGACCACCCGGGGCGACGGCATCCAGCAGGACGGTGCTGAGACCTTCGGAGGCGCCGTAGATCGCCGCCGCCAGCCCCGCCGGTCCACCGCCGACGACGACCAGGTCGACGATCTCGTCGGCGTGCGCCTGGTAGCTGAGACCCAGCCGCTCGGCGACCATGCCCGGGGTCGCCCGCACGATCGGCTCGCCCTGGATGAACGCGACGGGCAGATCGTCGGGGTCGAGCCGGTGGGCGGATGCCGGCGGGTCGGCCGGGTCGATCTCGACGGTGGTGTGCGCCAGACCGAACCGCTCGGCGAAGCGTCGCAGCGCGAGAAAGTCCCGCGAGGAGCGGGCGCCGACGAGCTTGAGCGTCAGCGCGGCCGGTCCCTCGCGCAGCGACTCGCGCCGGGCCCAGAGCGCGTGCAGGATCAGGTCGCACAGTTCGTCGTCCTCGGCCATGAGCCGCCGCAGCTGGGTGTGGGGGATCCGGCGCACGCGCCCCGGCACGATCACCCGTGCCGACAGGAACGCGTTCTGCTCGTTGAGCACACCCAGTTCGCCGGCGAACGTGCGCGGACCCATCCGCGTGATGATCGCCTCCTCGACCCACCACAGCGAATCGCGGACGATCTCGACCTCCGCCGTCTCGAGCAGAGCGAGTTCGTACGCGGCATCGCCGGAGCGGAAGAGGTAGTCGCCCACCTCGACGTCGACAGGCGTCCCGAACGCGCACAGTCGCTCCCACTGCGCGTCCGTGAGCGCGGGCGACATCGTCGGATTCAGGTCGGATCCCATGGGTCGGGTCACCTCTCGGTCGGGGGCGTCGGTTCCGGTGCCGGCGGGGTCAGCGCCCGGATGAGCGACTGCGCGTCGTAGGGGCCCGTGTGGCGCCTGCCGTTGATGAAGAGCGTCGGCACCGACGTGATCCCCATCGCCTCGGCATCCAGCATGTCGTCACGGACGTGCCCGGTGACCTCCGGAGCGGTGAGGTCGCGCTCGAACTTCTCCACGTCGAGCCCGAGCTCGCGGGCGAGGCGGACGATGTCCGACGGGCGCTGGTTCTCCTGATCCGAGAACAGTCCGCGCTCGAACTCGAAGAACTTGCCCTGCAGGGATGCCGCCTCCGCGGCCTCCGCACCGGCGAGGGCGTTCGGGTGGTACTGCGTGAGCGGAGCGTGCCGCCACACGTAGCGGAGCTGGTCGCCGAGTTCGGCCTTGACCTCCTGGATCGACCCCGACGCCTTCAGGCAGAACCCGCACTGGAAGTCCCCGTACTCGACGATCGTGTACGGCGCGTCGTCGCGGCCGAACACGTGGTCGCGGCGGGAGTCGACGGGGCGGACGAGCGTCTGGCCGGTGTCCTCGCGCGGGTGGAACGCATCCGAGACGCGGAAGACGATCGTGGCCACGAGGAACGCGATCACGGAGGCGGCGAGGACGCCGACACGGGCCTGGTTCTGCGCGTCCTCCCCGTCGATCGCGATGTCGACGATGAACAGCGAGATCGTGAAGCCGATGCCGGAGAGGGCGGCGCCGCCCGCGATGCGGTCGAGCGTGAGACCCGGGCCGAATTCGCCGAGGCGGAGGGTCTTCAGGATCGCCGCCGACCCGAAGATCCCGAGGAACTTGCCGACGACGAGCCCGATCACGATGCCCCACGTGAGCGAGGAGACGAGGGCGGCGCCCAGGATCTCGGGGGTGATCAGGACTCCCGCGTTCGCGAGCGCGAACAGCGGCAGGATGACGTACGCGACATACGGCGCGTACGCGGACTGCAGTCGCTCGTTGATCGAGATCGATTCGCGCAGGCTGTTCGCGGCCGCCCGCGCGTACTCGGTGTTCGGCGACTGACGGAACGTGCGGGCGAGCTCGAGCGCGTGCTCGACATCGCGGCGGTCCGGCCGGTAGACGGGCACGAGGAGCGCGATCGCGACGCCGGCGAGAGTCGGGTGCACGCCGGAGGCGAGGAAGGCGAGCCACACGATGACGGCGAGGGTCGCGTACACCGGGCCTCGGCCCCCGCGGAGGTAGCGCGTGAAGTAGACGCCGACGAGCCCGGCCGCGGCGATCAGCAGCGGCAGGGGCGTGAAGTTCTCGGTGTACACGAGCGCGATGATGCTGAGCGCGCCGATGTCGTCCACGACCGCGAGAGCGAGGAGGAACACGCGCAGGCGACCGGGCACCCGGGGCCCGACGAGCGCGAGAGCCCCCACCAGGAACGCGGTGTCGGTGGAGATCACGACGCCCCACGCGGAGGCGTGACCGGAGTCGGCGGCGACCCACACGAACAGCAGTGCCGGCAGGGCGAGTCCGGCGATCGCGGCGACGACCGGCACGACCGCACGGGACCAGCTCGTGAGCTCGCCGATCGCGAACTCGCGCCGCACCTCGAGCCCGACGGTGAAGAAGAAGATCGCCATGAGCGCGTCGTTCACGAGGGCGTGCAGAGTGAACTCGAGGTGCAGGTCGCCGACGCCGATCATGAGCTCGGTGTCCCAGAAGGTCTCGTACGACCCGATCGACACGTTCGCCCAGGCGACCGCGGCGACGGTGGCGAGCAGCAGGACCAGGGCGCCGATGCGGTTCTGGCCGAGCGAGCGGATCTTCTCGGCGATCGAGCGGCGCGACCGCGAGCGCGCCGAGGACTGCTCCGGATCGGGTGAGCGCTGGATGAGCGTCAGTTCGGCCATACGCGTGCATTCTCCTCGGACCTCACACGGGCGACAAGCCCACTCGCGCCCCGCGCATTCCCCTGCGATGATGCAAGCGTCACCCGAAGACAGGTCCCCCGTGCCACCCATCGCGTTCTCTGCGCTCGCCGCCGCCATCGTCCTCGTCGCGGCGGGTCTCTTCCTGCTCGCCCGCCGTTCCCGCGCCGAACGCGACATCGCGATCGGCGCGCGTGCCGCGCTCATGACGGGTTCGCTCCCGATCGCCGAGGACGCGAAACCGGATGCCGCCGCCACGCTCGCCGCGACGGAGGCGGTCGGCGGCGCCATGACCGACGCCGGGTACTCGGTCGAGACGATCCAGAACGTGCTGGCCGACATCGCCGAGACGAACGGGCTTCCCGAGAGCCAGGCCCTGGTCTTCCCCAATGCCCTCCTCGTGTCGGCGCGCGGCGACGGTCAGCACCGCACCGGAGCCACGGCCAGCGGTGACGGGCAACTGCTGTTCTCGCAGATCGACGAGGTGCAGCGGACGGTGGATGCCGCACGCACGGGCCTGCTCGACCCGCAGTCCACGATCGAGAAGATCGCCCGCGTCCGGGACATGACACCGACCTACGGGCGGGTCGTTCGCGTGGTCGCGTACGGCTTCCTCAGCGGCGCGCTCGCGGTGCTGCTCGGTTCGACGTGGACCGGAGTGTCGCTG is a window from the Microbacterium lacus genome containing:
- a CDS encoding NRDE family protein, with protein sequence MCTVIISVPDDSSSPVRLLAVRDEDPGRPWDRLGPWWPQTHPGVIGIRDARAGGAWLAANEQARTLAVLLNRHDLSDRRDDEVTTRGAVALDAAAGRAVGDSPQTRGFNLVEVTAHTARVTAWDGLCSRTTELPPGIHMVAHDDVDDPETPRIARWLPEFQDAAPAGAAWWKPWLDIVERTADLPGDDPAAIIRRQSFEGVPSYSLLVCVASVGDAEFDVRDAPFTTPGTWTPAALR
- a CDS encoding glycosyltransferase family A protein; amino-acid sequence: MSAHHSPPHVSVIVPVYEPGPTFDDLIASLDRQTIPPGAFEVLLCDDGSGETTRARLAEVARTRPHVRVLTLPHTGWPGTPRNHGIDAARGRYVFFADQDDRLYPDALRALAAYADAHTSDVVIGRVVGIGRDIPRSVFRRDIPRAELGRDPLLALLTPHKLFRTAFLRDGGIRYPNGRVRLEDHLFVMEAYFRARTISILASTPCYAWLKNAGSASSSRIDPETYFPHLEAVLDLVERNTEPGALRDTLLRHWYRGKILGRLGGKRMRRYPAAYRERFLDAVIPLAQRRFGSSVEDGLPLPLRVRSSALRAGRREDLLRLADYDAGLRADARIVAAEWTRGKIALTIRARVLDTDGEDLTPDGIGRALGLVIPPGTAAPADRVELRLEASPDAFERRIPGASAPGLRDARVVIDPVRVFARQDPSVGGRLRAHVRRLGWTFDVPLHADPGILRALGPSPVWAGRRCALVEGRDGVELRRQWPAGIARDLIARGARRARGMLSASRRALSAAPRASTSPGS
- a CDS encoding alpha/beta hydrolase, giving the protein MPLDPFFAERLRVHRRYLIGQRIAPLRSRVTRWWRRLRGETDAAAPAPRRGRALTPRERHRRAALAWDRTELKTVGTPGPELRTSEHTVEVPGYPSVRVRIYHPPTAETPPVWLSFFGGAFRIGGIDYPTTDAANRRRAAEAGVAIAAVDYALAPEHRFPTQIEQARAALAWIHAHAAEIGVDADRIGVAGISAGGSLAAALTIANRDRSGIPIRLQLLEVPVTDLTGRHLDLRATWALGIPSVIALRELRSVARTYLASPADARDPLASPLRAASHAGLPEAVILTAEYDPLRGDGAAYAAKLRAAGVEASAVRYLGVTHDTWMFTGALPAARRWHAEVVSTLARLHER
- a CDS encoding LLM class flavin-dependent oxidoreductase, translating into MSKTQHFGWFLSRGFGPHGWARPYWEWNYDWRKPGLYQEGARTLEQAGMDFVLIEDALSVGISPETLDLRVRKAYGGPKHDPWTLAPYLFAATEHLGVIPTANPAGWHPYTAARQFASLQHLSGGRLGLNVVTDVGSAHHFGQERLPHDAAYDRAQEWLDALRLLWRSWDDDALIADPETQIYADGTKIRAVQHRGQYFSFDGPLNAEPLPSEPVVASPGGSPRGIRFAGENSQIQLALSNLDVGAVRAYREKVRADAVAHGRDPASIKTLFVFKPIVAASVEEADRIVAASANPDEAALRAVAEAWSSDLETDLTTLDLDEPLDEGIFGEHVSRGTIKGLRGRFDSFEGVPLREILAGKARLGRIGDGISGTVGTADELADLIQALGDDADNDGLIFSGDLHPVTLHRALDDLVPILRRRGILRSEFVPGGLQANLSAF
- a CDS encoding O-acetylhomoserine aminocarboxypropyltransferase/cysteine synthase family protein — encoded protein: MPEHRDPADAPRPETTRPDTLGFATRQIHAGADRIDGHRPRATPIYLTAGFEFADFDQANERFVQSDDGYSYTRVGNPTNSAVERRIADLEGGAGALLVGSGQAAVSTAVLALAASGDHLVSASGIYEGSRELFRDNFSRLGIETSFVTEANDPAAWEAAIRPETKALFAESIPNPRNEILDIAAVAAVARRHGIPLIIDSTLATPYLLRPIEHGADVVVHSASKFLAGHGTVLGGVIVDAGRIDWTATGDRFPHLTRTPGSDGRTVAERSGRAAFLDYARANIALRQGPSPSPFNAFFILQGIETLSLRVQRHTESAQRIAEWLAEHPAVESVDYSGLPSSPYHALAERYLPRGAGSVFSFTLRGGRDAARTFVNAVELFTRMTHLGDVRSLVLHPASTTHVNRTEQERQAAGIGQGLLRLSIGLEDADDLIADLDRALGAVEAAELLERAGIV
- a CDS encoding FAD-dependent oxidoreductase translates to MGSDLNPTMSPALTDAQWERLCAFGTPVDVEVGDYLFRSGDAAYELALLETAEVEIVRDSLWWVEEAIITRMGPRTFAGELGVLNEQNAFLSARVIVPGRVRRIPHTQLRRLMAEDDELCDLILHALWARRESLREGPAALTLKLVGARSSRDFLALRRFAERFGLAHTTVEIDPADPPASAHRLDPDDLPVAFIQGEPIVRATPGMVAERLGLSYQAHADEIVDLVVVGGGPAGLAAAIYGASEGLSTVLLDAVAPGGQAAATSRIENFLGFPFGVAGGDLIGQASLQALKFGVRVYAPCEAVRLDPVGDLLHVTLTDGRVVRTRSVIVTAGAAYRTLALEHWDRFERSGIYYAATQLELRQVLNAPVVVVGGANSAGQAALYLAANGCPVHLVVRGDDLGARMSSYLVDRLVEDPRIDVHTSSRVVGLEGDAGLERVHIDSLGTVDARGLFCFIGAEPATGWLRGVDLDEDGFVRTGTDVAAYALSHWQSLGREPLPFETSLPRVFAAGDVRRGSMKRVAAAVGEGSSAVASVHRALAV
- the nhaA gene encoding Na+/H+ antiporter NhaA; the encoded protein is MAELTLIQRSPDPEQSSARSRSRRSIAEKIRSLGQNRIGALVLLLATVAAVAWANVSIGSYETFWDTELMIGVGDLHLEFTLHALVNDALMAIFFFTVGLEVRREFAIGELTSWSRAVVPVVAAIAGLALPALLFVWVAADSGHASAWGVVISTDTAFLVGALALVGPRVPGRLRVFLLALAVVDDIGALSIIALVYTENFTPLPLLIAAAGLVGVYFTRYLRGGRGPVYATLAVIVWLAFLASGVHPTLAGVAIALLVPVYRPDRRDVEHALELARTFRQSPNTEYARAAANSLRESISINERLQSAYAPYVAYVILPLFALANAGVLITPEILGAALVSSLTWGIVIGLVVGKFLGIFGSAAILKTLRLGEFGPGLTLDRIAGGAALSGIGFTISLFIVDIAIDGEDAQNQARVGVLAASVIAFLVATIVFRVSDAFHPREDTGQTLVRPVDSRRDHVFGRDDAPYTIVEYGDFQCGFCLKASGSIQEVKAELGDQLRYVWRHAPLTQYHPNALAGAEAAEAASLQGKFFEFERGLFSDQENQRPSDIVRLARELGLDVEKFERDLTAPEVTGHVRDDMLDAEAMGITSVPTLFINGRRHTGPYDAQSLIRALTPPAPEPTPPTER